From the genome of Kaistella daneshvariae, one region includes:
- a CDS encoding HlyD family secretion protein has product MENTTEQPELFPEPKKKKSFVFPVILAVVLLVGGFFGYRTYSYGLTHEETDDAQIASNMSPVISKISGYVAEVKVTDNQFVKKGDTLIVLDNRDQKMLLQQAIAALGTARSNVQTSIASTRAASQNINSTNAAIATANSQVEAAKVNVWRTTQDLNRYANLVKDHTITQQQYETALAAKQTADRQLEVLMNQRNQAAQQTGIVNSQTAASSEQIGVANSLVKQREVDVENAKLNLSYTVITAPEDGNVSKISTQKGQFVQAGAQLFSLVRDNSKWIIANFKETQVSKMVEGQPVEIEIDAFPNEKFEGKVTSFSPATGSTFSILPPDNASGNFVKVVQRLPVRIDFTKISPETAKKLRAGMNVKTTVVLN; this is encoded by the coding sequence ATGGAAAATACTACAGAACAACCAGAACTTTTTCCTGAACCTAAAAAGAAAAAATCCTTCGTTTTCCCCGTTATTTTAGCAGTGGTACTGCTGGTTGGCGGCTTCTTTGGCTACCGAACTTATTCCTACGGACTCACCCACGAAGAAACTGACGACGCCCAAATTGCCTCCAATATGAGTCCGGTGATTTCGAAAATTTCCGGTTATGTTGCCGAAGTGAAAGTAACCGATAACCAGTTTGTAAAAAAAGGCGATACCTTAATCGTTTTAGACAACCGTGACCAGAAGATGCTTTTGCAACAGGCGATTGCAGCATTGGGAACCGCGAGAAGCAATGTTCAAACGTCCATCGCTTCAACCAGAGCGGCGTCGCAAAACATCAATTCTACAAATGCAGCCATTGCAACCGCAAATTCTCAGGTGGAAGCTGCAAAAGTAAATGTTTGGCGTACAACGCAGGATTTAAACCGCTACGCGAACTTGGTTAAAGACCACACGATTACGCAACAGCAGTACGAAACTGCCTTGGCAGCGAAGCAAACCGCGGATCGCCAGCTTGAGGTTTTAATGAATCAACGAAATCAGGCAGCGCAGCAAACCGGAATTGTGAATTCACAAACAGCGGCAAGTTCCGAGCAAATTGGTGTTGCCAATTCCTTGGTGAAACAGCGTGAAGTTGACGTTGAAAATGCAAAACTCAATTTGTCTTATACAGTGATTACTGCACCGGAAGACGGAAATGTTTCAAAAATTTCCACTCAAAAAGGACAGTTTGTTCAGGCCGGCGCCCAGCTTTTTAGCCTGGTGCGAGACAACAGCAAATGGATTATCGCCAATTTCAAAGAGACTCAGGTTTCAAAAATGGTGGAAGGGCAGCCCGTAGAAATTGAAATCGATGCTTTCCCGAATGAAAAATTCGAAGGAAAAGTGACCTCTTTTTCACCTGCAACAGGTTCTACATTTTCCATTCTTCCTCCGGACAACGCAAGCGGAAACTTTGTAAAAGTGGTGCAGCGTTTACCTGTAAGGATTGATTTCACAAAAATTAGCCCGGAAACCGCCAAAAAACTGCGCGCCGGAATGAACGTGAAAACTACGGTTGTTTTAAACTAA
- a CDS encoding DHA2 family efflux MFS transporter permease subunit — MEQDSLVEYGARRVIITITAILCALLEIVDSTIVNVALNEMKGNLGATLSEVGWVITAYAIGNVIIVPMTSWLSQQFGRRNYFAASIIIFTIFSFLCGNATNIWELVFFRLCQGIGGGALLVTSQTIITESYPLAKRSMAQAIYGLGVIIGPTLGPPLGGYIVDNFSWPYIFYINIPIGIAATLMTLQFVRSPKYSEKRKARDVDWYGIMLLAAFVGSLQYILEKGHEDDWFDSRTIVYLSVVAVIGFLLFLWRELSYKYPVVELRVLKNGNLRLGTVMSFILGFGLYGSTFIVPLYTQSILGWTALESGALMIPAALTTAVMMPIIGRLLTRGVKQQFLVALGLLIFFIYSFWGYKILSPDTGKGDFFWMLIVRGAGLGLLFIPITSLALSTLKGQEIGQGAAFTGMMRQLGGSFGIAAITTFISNQTSVHRAALSSHLDANSFEVQQRFKGLVASFQSKGFSTDYASNAAYKILDLSVLKQATVLSYMDVFLYLGFLFLVCIPFVLLVKEKKNREPIDLSNVH; from the coding sequence ATGGAGCAAGATTCCTTAGTTGAATACGGTGCCAGACGCGTCATAATTACCATAACGGCCATTCTTTGTGCGCTGCTCGAGATTGTAGATTCTACTATCGTCAACGTAGCGCTCAATGAGATGAAAGGAAATCTCGGCGCTACACTTTCCGAAGTGGGCTGGGTGATTACGGCATACGCGATTGGAAACGTAATTATTGTTCCAATGACAAGCTGGCTTTCGCAGCAGTTTGGCCGTCGGAATTATTTCGCCGCTTCAATCATTATTTTTACCATTTTCTCTTTTCTCTGCGGAAACGCGACCAATATTTGGGAACTCGTATTCTTCCGACTTTGTCAGGGAATCGGTGGGGGAGCGCTGCTGGTAACTTCACAAACGATTATCACCGAATCTTATCCTTTGGCGAAACGCAGCATGGCGCAGGCGATTTACGGTCTAGGTGTAATTATCGGTCCGACTTTAGGTCCGCCGCTCGGTGGTTATATTGTAGATAATTTCAGTTGGCCGTACATCTTTTACATCAACATTCCGATTGGCATTGCCGCAACGTTGATGACTCTACAGTTCGTCAGGAGCCCGAAATATTCCGAAAAACGAAAAGCACGCGACGTCGATTGGTACGGAATTATGTTGCTCGCCGCCTTTGTTGGTTCGTTGCAGTATATTTTAGAAAAAGGTCATGAAGACGATTGGTTTGACAGTCGCACGATCGTTTACCTGAGTGTGGTCGCGGTAATTGGTTTTCTATTATTCCTTTGGCGCGAACTTTCCTACAAATATCCGGTCGTGGAATTAAGAGTTTTAAAGAACGGAAATCTCCGCCTCGGAACAGTAATGTCTTTTATTTTAGGTTTCGGTCTGTATGGTTCCACCTTTATTGTTCCGCTTTATACGCAAAGTATTCTGGGCTGGACAGCTTTGGAATCCGGAGCTTTGATGATTCCTGCCGCCCTAACAACTGCGGTGATGATGCCGATTATCGGAAGACTTTTAACCCGTGGTGTAAAGCAGCAGTTTTTAGTCGCTCTCGGTTTACTCATCTTTTTCATCTACAGTTTCTGGGGCTATAAAATTCTTTCCCCCGACACCGGAAAAGGCGACTTTTTCTGGATGTTGATCGTGCGTGGCGCCGGTCTCGGATTGCTTTTTATTCCAATAACTTCGCTTGCGTTAAGCACGCTCAAAGGTCAGGAAATCGGGCAGGGTGCAGCATTTACAGGAATGATGCGACAGCTCGGCGGCTCGTTTGGTATTGCAGCGATTACGACTTTTATTTCGAACCAGACTTCCGTTCACCGCGCGGCGCTCAGCAGCCATTTAGATGCGAACAGTTTTGAAGTTCAGCAGCGTTTTAAAGGTTTGGTCGCGTCTTTTCAGTCGAAAGGTTTCAGCACCGATTATGCGTCGAATGCAGCTTATAAAATCCTGGATTTATCGGTTTTAAAGCAGGCCACAGTTTTATCCTACATGGATGTTTTCCTTTATCTCGGTTTTCTGTTTCTGGTCTGCATTCCGTTCGTACTTTTGGTGAAAGAAAAGAAGAACCGCGAACCCATTGATTTGAGCAACGTGCATTAG
- a CDS encoding TetR/AcrR family transcriptional regulator → MISKEENLLKSAEILFAEKGFSGTSTREIAKKANANISMISYYFGSKEKLYEKIFEFRINESFTFSRDVLANADINEWEKMGIVIDRYADRVRRLKPFYQILQREQLTNRNPVIFNFLMKTKMGFLEIYSELIEKGRERKIFTKNPRLEFIHATISGTIFNALNTLPAYQEFFGGDENYEIQYFDELKIHIKTILKHLLGYDENE, encoded by the coding sequence ATGATCTCTAAAGAAGAAAATCTTCTGAAAAGTGCAGAAATTCTTTTTGCTGAAAAAGGTTTTTCAGGAACTTCAACCCGGGAAATTGCCAAAAAAGCAAATGCAAATATTTCGATGATTTCTTATTATTTCGGTTCCAAAGAAAAACTCTACGAAAAGATTTTTGAGTTCCGGATTAATGAGAGTTTTACTTTCAGCAGAGATGTTTTGGCGAATGCAGATATCAATGAATGGGAAAAAATGGGCATTGTTATCGACCGTTATGCTGATCGTGTTCGACGCCTGAAACCATTTTACCAGATTTTACAGCGCGAGCAATTAACGAACAGAAACCCGGTGATTTTCAATTTTTTGATGAAAACCAAAATGGGTTTTCTGGAAATTTACAGCGAACTCATTGAAAAAGGCCGCGAACGCAAAATTTTCACTAAAAACCCTCGCCTGGAATTCATTCATGCCACCATTTCGGGAACCATTTTTAATGCTTTAAATACACTTCCAGCGTACCAGGAATTTTTCGGTGGTGATGAAAATTATGAAATCCAGTATTTCGACGAGCTTAAAATTCACATTAAAACGATATTAAAACACCTTTTAGGTTATGATGAAAATGAATAA
- the lptC gene encoding LPS export ABC transporter periplasmic protein LptC produces MKFCTAIKSKNIAALLGCAIFFVLISCEEDLTKINNNKNTNFPSQIIYNANIVQRDSGMVKLRATAPLIEKFEYIDSPYIVARKGINILFYDKKKPDTPGKITAKYAKFNEIKKFYEAKGNVRIVSNENQMFAMQSVYWDQAKRLIYTSDTVYVTDKDGSTLVGANGMKAKDDFSEYTFFNNSGDISAQKIPEKGR; encoded by the coding sequence ATGAAGTTTTGTACTGCAATAAAATCTAAGAATATAGCCGCCCTTCTGGGTTGTGCTATATTTTTTGTTTTAATTTCCTGCGAAGAAGATCTTACCAAGATTAATAATAACAAAAATACCAACTTCCCTTCGCAAATTATTTATAACGCCAATATCGTGCAGCGCGATTCGGGGATGGTGAAATTGCGCGCAACTGCCCCACTTATAGAAAAATTCGAGTATATCGATTCGCCGTACATCGTGGCACGAAAAGGAATAAACATTCTTTTTTACGACAAAAAAAAGCCGGATACCCCCGGAAAAATTACGGCGAAATATGCCAAGTTTAACGAGATCAAAAAGTTCTACGAAGCCAAAGGCAATGTAAGAATCGTAAGCAACGAAAACCAAATGTTCGCCATGCAGTCCGTATATTGGGATCAGGCGAAAAGGTTGATTTATACTTCGGATACCGTTTATGTAACTGACAAAGACGGCTCTACGTTGGTTGGCGCAAACGGAATGAAAGCCAAAGACGATTTTTCTGAGTACACTTTTTTCAATAATTCCGGCGACATCAGCGCGCAGAAAATTCCGGAAAAAGGGCGTTAA
- a CDS encoding TolC family protein, with protein sequence MNKPLLVLSFLGIFPFAKSQSVKQLSLAEAIELGLQNSQNLQIDEAKIQEATANYLEAKNNRLPSLKASASALALANANVDLKIAPPAQGGGAAPKANSAFFGNVSASLPIFAGGRIKYGIQSADYLITAAKLSTENDKLAIEYNIAQAYTNLFKAGQQIKVLEENLASSQKRDLSFQKLEDNGVIARNDKLKANLQTSNIELQLLEAQNNYNIATINMDLLLGLPESTVLEVDPNYISELEENQDVSYYVNKAFQLRTDLQSLEYQQKASELGIKAAKAESLPTIALTGGYVAAEIPEILTVTNAANIGVGVQYNIDNLWKKNSSLMRATATDKKLAASRELLNDQIKREVNRDFQMSEFAKKKIAVLEKSATQANENFRVINNKYNNGLATITELLDADAAQVTANVNVINAKADAALAYRKLLQSAGVVTTK encoded by the coding sequence ATGAATAAACCGCTGCTTGTCCTTTCATTTTTGGGAATTTTCCCTTTTGCGAAAAGCCAGTCGGTAAAGCAGCTTAGCTTAGCTGAAGCGATTGAATTGGGTTTGCAAAACTCCCAAAATCTACAGATTGATGAAGCAAAAATTCAGGAAGCAACCGCCAATTATCTGGAAGCAAAAAATAACCGTTTGCCGAGTTTAAAAGCTTCCGCGAGTGCTTTGGCTTTAGCAAATGCCAACGTAGATTTGAAAATTGCGCCGCCAGCACAGGGTGGTGGAGCCGCTCCGAAAGCCAATTCAGCATTTTTCGGAAATGTTTCCGCTTCGTTGCCGATTTTTGCGGGCGGAAGAATTAAGTACGGAATTCAGTCGGCAGATTATTTAATTACCGCAGCGAAACTCAGCACCGAAAACGATAAGCTGGCCATTGAATACAATATTGCCCAGGCTTACACCAATTTATTCAAAGCCGGACAGCAGATAAAAGTGCTGGAGGAAAACCTGGCTTCGTCGCAAAAACGTGATTTGTCTTTTCAAAAATTAGAAGATAACGGTGTTATCGCGAGAAACGATAAGTTGAAAGCGAATCTACAAACTTCAAATATTGAGCTGCAGCTTTTAGAAGCGCAAAATAATTACAACATTGCAACCATTAATATGGACTTGCTTTTAGGTTTACCGGAAAGCACGGTTTTAGAAGTCGATCCAAATTATATTTCCGAACTGGAAGAAAATCAGGACGTTTCATATTACGTGAATAAAGCTTTTCAGCTGCGAACCGATTTGCAGTCTTTAGAATATCAGCAAAAAGCATCAGAGCTCGGAATTAAAGCAGCAAAGGCGGAAAGTTTACCGACAATTGCATTAACTGGCGGATACGTCGCAGCGGAAATACCGGAAATTTTAACTGTAACCAATGCCGCAAACATCGGAGTTGGAGTCCAATATAATATCGACAATCTCTGGAAGAAGAATTCCAGCCTAATGCGAGCCACAGCAACCGACAAAAAACTGGCTGCAAGCAGAGAATTATTGAATGACCAAATCAAAAGAGAAGTAAACCGGGATTTTCAGATGTCGGAATTTGCTAAAAAGAAAATTGCCGTTTTGGAAAAATCTGCCACTCAGGCAAATGAAAATTTCCGCGTCATCAATAACAAATACAACAACGGTTTGGCGACTATTACAGAACTTTTAGATGCTGATGCTGCGCAGGTTACCGCGAACGTGAACGTCATCAATGCAAAAGCAGATGCTGCGCTGGCGTACCGAAAACTGTTACAAAGTGCGGGCGTTGTAACGACAAAATAA
- a CDS encoding anhydro-N-acetylmuramic acid kinase, translating into MVFHALGLMSGTSLDGLDICHAAFEKDENGKWNFEILDAFTFPYSEEWEKKLRNATEISAEELYELNSEYGFYLGKKALEFVEKFQLKNIDLIASHGHTVFHQPEKKFTVQIGDGRAIKILTKIPVVYDFRSQDVLMGGNGAPLVPIGDELLFSQFDACLNIGGFSNISFNANQRRIAFDICPVNIVLNKFAQKLGNNFDENGEFARSGKVNLELLAKLNSLDFYQKNPPKSLGIEWVSEHIFPLFEKENTVDVLATFTEHAAIQVAQVFEKFALKTVLFSGGGTYNSFLVERIQHYSKAEIIIPSSEIINFKEALIFAFMGVLRIKNEINTLSSATGSSADHCSGLIV; encoded by the coding sequence ATGGTTTTTCATGCTTTAGGTTTAATGTCCGGAACAAGTCTCGATGGCCTGGATATTTGCCATGCAGCATTTGAAAAAGATGAAAACGGAAAATGGAATTTTGAGATTTTAGACGCATTTACTTTTCCGTATTCCGAAGAATGGGAAAAAAAGCTTCGAAATGCAACCGAAATTTCCGCTGAAGAACTTTATGAATTAAATTCCGAATACGGTTTTTATTTAGGTAAAAAAGCGTTGGAATTCGTCGAAAAATTTCAGCTTAAAAACATTGATTTAATTGCTTCGCATGGTCACACGGTTTTCCATCAGCCCGAGAAAAAGTTTACCGTTCAAATTGGCGATGGTCGAGCGATCAAAATTTTAACTAAAATTCCGGTCGTCTACGATTTCCGCAGCCAGGATGTTTTGATGGGCGGCAATGGCGCGCCTCTGGTGCCGATTGGTGATGAACTTTTGTTTTCGCAATTTGATGCCTGTTTAAACATAGGCGGTTTTTCGAATATTTCCTTTAATGCAAATCAGCGGCGAATTGCTTTTGATATTTGTCCCGTAAATATTGTGCTGAATAAATTTGCCCAGAAACTCGGCAATAATTTTGATGAAAATGGTGAATTCGCGCGAAGTGGAAAAGTAAATCTCGAACTTTTAGCTAAATTGAATTCCCTTGATTTTTACCAAAAAAATCCGCCAAAATCTCTTGGAATTGAATGGGTTTCAGAACATATTTTTCCGCTCTTCGAAAAAGAAAATACTGTCGATGTTCTCGCCACGTTTACAGAGCATGCAGCCATCCAGGTCGCACAGGTTTTTGAAAAATTCGCCCTTAAAACGGTACTTTTTTCGGGTGGCGGAACTTATAACAGTTTTTTGGTGGAAAGAATTCAGCATTATTCCAAAGCGGAAATTATTATTCCGAGCTCGGAAATCATTAATTTTAAAGAAGCTTTAATTTTTGCTTTTATGGGCGTTTTGCGTATAAAAAATGAAATTAATACCTTGTCTTCTGCCACGGGAAGTTCAGCGGATCATTGCTCGGGGCTTATTGTTTAA
- the cax gene encoding calcium/proton exchanger, producing the protein MQKKDVLLIAAAAVVAGFTGYATHAGFNAVILFILAAVALVLVAMIVGKATEQLGSRLGPAATGVLQSALGNLPELFVCIFALRAGLDTVVKAALVGSILGNSVLVFGMAILFGGIKNGRQYFHSEPPKMNAVLMILAFAAMAVPTLTYYLHTPAESHINTLDVIVSVVLLITFGAFLSFSIRGDKAVTPDKNGDKAVNTWSLPLTIAILAASGVGAAFVSDWFVEALKPAMVSLGINDVFAGLIVVAIAGNAIENLVGIQLAIKNKADYAVSVIMNSSLQIALVLYPLLILLSFFLGGAVLSFVLSPLLLAALALAVFVSAFIVFDGESIWLEGVALIGLYIIIATAFWWG; encoded by the coding sequence ATGCAGAAAAAAGACGTTCTTCTTATTGCGGCAGCTGCCGTGGTTGCCGGTTTCACGGGATACGCGACGCACGCAGGTTTCAATGCCGTAATTTTATTTATTCTCGCAGCGGTTGCGCTTGTTTTGGTCGCGATGATTGTGGGAAAAGCCACGGAACAGCTTGGAAGCCGTTTAGGTCCAGCCGCAACCGGAGTTTTACAATCCGCACTGGGAAATTTGCCGGAACTTTTTGTCTGCATTTTCGCCTTACGAGCCGGTTTGGATACCGTGGTTAAAGCGGCGCTCGTAGGCTCAATTTTAGGAAATTCGGTATTGGTTTTTGGGATGGCGATTTTGTTCGGCGGCATTAAAAACGGCCGGCAATACTTCCACTCTGAACCACCAAAAATGAACGCGGTTTTAATGATTTTGGCCTTCGCCGCGATGGCAGTTCCAACTTTAACTTATTATTTACATACGCCGGCAGAAAGCCACATCAACACTTTAGATGTCATCGTTTCCGTGGTCTTATTGATTACTTTCGGTGCTTTCTTAAGTTTTTCAATTCGTGGTGATAAAGCCGTGACACCGGACAAAAATGGCGATAAAGCGGTAAATACCTGGTCTTTGCCGTTAACCATTGCAATTTTAGCGGCTTCCGGCGTAGGAGCGGCTTTCGTCTCCGATTGGTTTGTTGAAGCTTTAAAACCCGCCATGGTTTCCTTGGGAATTAATGATGTTTTCGCCGGATTGATTGTCGTCGCGATTGCAGGAAATGCCATTGAAAACCTGGTCGGAATTCAGCTCGCCATAAAAAATAAAGCCGATTATGCTGTAAGTGTCATTATGAATTCTTCGCTGCAAATTGCGCTAGTCCTGTATCCGCTTTTGATTTTACTTTCGTTTTTCCTCGGTGGAGCAGTGCTTTCTTTTGTGCTGAGTCCACTGTTATTGGCGGCGCTGGCTTTAGCAGTTTTCGTTAGTGCTTTTATCGTTTTCGATGGCGAAAGTATTTGGCTGGAAGGCGTAGCGTTGATTGGTTTGTATATTATTATTGCAACGGCTTTCTGGTGGGGATAA
- a CDS encoding DNA polymerase III subunit, whose amino-acid sequence MNWEDIVGQNSLKKLLKESIQNRRVSHAQLFIGKEGYGTLPLALAFAKEILTRENESASSKVDNLNHLDLHFSFPVFKSDKTGFSSQFFEEFRDMILENPYANAEDWNAILESENKQLTIYADEVDEINKKFALKSFEGGSKILIVWQADKMNTEAANKFLKFLEEPPKNTYIILIASDAGDMLPTILSRTQLVEIPQISDEHLSAAFQKKFGAETAKISEILFQAQGNWNTALKLMTAENESSENEELFIMWVREAFQVKKKPEFLKNIVLWGRKISLWNREKQMNFLEYCAEMFRLALLQNYGGEELVYKKIQSGGFKWESFSKYIHGANIEAILEEISEANYHLERNGNPKIIWTDLGIKLSRYIHKAA is encoded by the coding sequence ATGAATTGGGAAGATATTGTTGGTCAGAACAGCCTGAAAAAACTGCTGAAAGAAAGTATTCAAAATCGCCGGGTGAGCCACGCACAGCTATTTATTGGCAAGGAAGGGTACGGAACGTTGCCGCTCGCGCTGGCTTTTGCAAAAGAAATCCTGACCCGCGAAAATGAAAGTGCTTCTTCCAAAGTTGATAATCTGAATCACCTCGATTTACATTTCAGTTTTCCCGTTTTCAAATCAGATAAAACGGGGTTTTCTTCGCAGTTTTTCGAGGAGTTCCGCGATATGATTTTAGAAAATCCTTACGCGAATGCTGAAGACTGGAACGCGATTTTGGAATCGGAAAACAAGCAGCTTACGATTTATGCTGATGAAGTTGATGAAATCAACAAGAAATTTGCGCTGAAAAGTTTCGAAGGCGGCAGCAAAATCCTCATCGTTTGGCAAGCCGACAAGATGAACACCGAAGCGGCCAACAAGTTCCTGAAATTCCTTGAAGAACCACCGAAAAACACGTACATCATATTAATTGCAAGCGACGCCGGCGACATGTTGCCAACGATTCTTTCTCGCACGCAGCTGGTGGAAATCCCACAAATTTCTGATGAACATTTAAGCGCAGCGTTTCAAAAAAAATTCGGTGCTGAAACGGCGAAAATTTCCGAAATTCTTTTTCAGGCACAGGGAAACTGGAACACCGCGCTGAAACTGATGACTGCTGAAAACGAAAGTTCGGAAAACGAAGAACTTTTCATCATGTGGGTTCGCGAAGCTTTCCAGGTGAAAAAGAAACCGGAATTCTTGAAAAATATCGTGCTTTGGGGCCGAAAAATTTCACTTTGGAACCGCGAAAAACAAATGAATTTCCTGGAATATTGCGCTGAAATGTTTCGGCTTGCTTTGCTTCAAAACTATGGCGGCGAAGAATTGGTGTACAAAAAAATTCAGTCCGGCGGATTTAAATGGGAAAGCTTTTCAAAGTATATTCACGGTGCGAACATCGAAGCGATTTTAGAAGAAATTTCCGAGGCAAATTATCATTTGGAACGCAACGGAAATCCGAAAATCATCTGGACCGACCTCGGTATAAAACTCTCACGCTACATTCATAAAGCAGCTTAA
- the ligA gene encoding NAD-dependent DNA ligase LigA, with product MSPKILEKIEALRAEIHQHNYSYYVEDQPTISDFEFDQKLKELQELEIAHPEFYDSNSPTLRVGGEITKNFPTIQHQFRMYSLDNSYDFDDLADWEKRIIKVIDEPVEFVAELKYDGASISILYENGKLKQAVTRGDGFQGDEITANVKTISDIPLTLKGEFPDQFFMRGEIFLTRKNFDKINARREEEGLDLFMNPRNTASGSLKMQDSAEVRKRGLSAVLYQFISSEIPAETHLELLTTAKKWGFKVSDQARLCKNLPEIQDFINYWDDARHELPFEIDGIVLKVNSIKQQSQLGFTAKSPRWAMAYKFKAEKVETELLTVTYQVGRTGAITPVANLKPVLLAGTTVKRASLHNEDIIKKLELHEHDFVYVEKGGEIIPKIVGVNEEKRNPQNREIQYITHCPECGTALVKIEDQAIHFCPNELHCPPQVVGRMIHYVSRKALNIENLGAETIEQLYREKLVENPADFYTLTKEQILPLERMGAKSAQNIIDGIEKSKTIPFEKVLFGIGIKHVGETVAKKLAKNFESIDELKEATAQELVQVEDIGGKIAEGIINFFQNPENILMIERLKSYGVQLEKGKNSDKLLSTVLENKTFLFTGKLSLFTREEAEEMVEKNGGKNISAVSKNLNYLVVGEKAGSKLKKAQEIGTIDILDEQEFLNLFAK from the coding sequence ATGTCTCCAAAAATTTTAGAAAAAATAGAAGCTCTGCGCGCTGAAATTCATCAGCACAATTACAGTTACTATGTGGAAGATCAGCCTACGATTTCGGATTTTGAATTTGATCAGAAATTAAAAGAGCTTCAGGAGCTGGAAATCGCGCATCCGGAATTTTACGATTCCAACTCTCCAACTCTGCGCGTTGGTGGTGAAATCACGAAAAATTTCCCGACAATTCAGCATCAATTCCGAATGTATTCGCTGGATAATTCTTATGATTTTGATGATTTGGCGGATTGGGAAAAGCGCATTATTAAAGTCATCGACGAGCCGGTGGAATTTGTGGCGGAATTAAAATATGACGGTGCTTCTATTTCAATCTTGTACGAAAACGGAAAACTAAAACAAGCGGTGACGCGCGGTGACGGTTTTCAAGGCGATGAAATTACAGCCAACGTAAAAACGATTTCCGATATTCCTTTAACCTTAAAAGGTGAATTTCCGGACCAGTTTTTTATGCGCGGTGAAATTTTTCTCACCCGAAAAAACTTTGATAAAATAAATGCACGCCGTGAAGAAGAAGGTTTGGATTTATTTATGAATCCGAGAAATACCGCTTCCGGAAGTTTGAAAATGCAGGATTCCGCAGAAGTTCGAAAACGCGGACTTTCGGCGGTGCTGTACCAATTTATTTCTTCAGAAATTCCGGCTGAGACGCATTTGGAATTATTGACAACTGCTAAAAAGTGGGGCTTTAAAGTTTCTGATCAGGCGCGACTTTGCAAAAATTTACCTGAAATTCAGGACTTCATTAATTATTGGGATGACGCTCGTCACGAACTTCCCTTTGAAATTGATGGAATTGTTTTAAAGGTGAATTCCATTAAACAGCAATCACAGCTGGGTTTCACGGCGAAATCTCCGCGTTGGGCGATGGCGTATAAATTTAAAGCTGAAAAAGTTGAAACCGAATTGCTCACGGTCACTTATCAGGTCGGACGAACCGGTGCGATAACACCGGTAGCGAATTTAAAACCTGTTTTGCTCGCCGGAACCACCGTGAAAAGGGCAAGTTTACACAACGAAGATATTATCAAAAAGTTGGAACTGCACGAACACGATTTTGTTTATGTGGAAAAAGGCGGCGAAATCATCCCGAAAATCGTGGGCGTAAACGAAGAAAAAAGAAACCCACAAAACCGGGAAATTCAATACATCACGCATTGTCCGGAATGCGGAACGGCACTGGTGAAAATTGAAGATCAGGCGATTCATTTTTGCCCGAATGAGCTGCATTGTCCGCCACAAGTCGTGGGAAGAATGATTCATTATGTTTCCAGAAAAGCATTGAATATTGAAAATCTCGGCGCGGAAACCATCGAGCAGTTATATCGTGAAAAATTGGTTGAAAATCCGGCAGATTTTTACACTTTAACGAAAGAGCAAATTCTTCCACTGGAAAGAATGGGCGCAAAATCAGCGCAAAATATCATCGATGGAATTGAAAAATCCAAAACAATTCCTTTTGAAAAAGTGCTTTTCGGAATAGGAATCAAGCACGTCGGAGAAACGGTAGCAAAAAAGCTGGCGAAAAATTTTGAGTCGATTGATGAATTAAAAGAAGCGACCGCGCAGGAGCTTGTTCAGGTAGAAGACATCGGTGGAAAAATTGCCGAAGGTATCATTAATTTTTTCCAGAATCCTGAAAATATTTTAATGATTGAACGATTGAAATCTTACGGCGTACAACTGGAAAAAGGTAAAAATTCAGATAAATTATTAAGCACCGTTTTAGAAAATAAAACCTTTCTTTTTACCGGAAAACTTTCACTTTTCACGCGCGAAGAAGCCGAGGAAATGGTGGAAAAAAACGGCGGAAAAAATATTTCCGCCGTCTCAAAAAATCTTAATTACCTGGTCGTTGGTGAAAAGGCTGGCAGCAAACTGAAAAAAGCGCAGGAAATTGGCACCATAGACATTTTAGACGAACAGGAATTTTTGAATTTATTTGCTAAATAG